A genomic segment from Halonatronomonas betaini encodes:
- the tsaE gene encoding tRNA (adenosine(37)-N6)-threonylcarbamoyltransferase complex ATPase subunit type 1 TsaE has protein sequence MEIDLVDDELNILSVSAEETADLGKIIADAIADSRPDLPVVILLNGELGTGKTCLSQGLIDKLAGENASSPSYSLINQYQGNEFDIYHIDLYRLDNEYELDEIGIYEILLEENLILIEWPELIRPYLEDYIEISIEGQADQQRQLRLKANYESGQKLLERVKEYAESRN, from the coding sequence ATGGAGATAGATTTAGTTGATGACGAATTGAATATATTATCGGTCTCGGCTGAAGAGACTGCTGATTTAGGGAAGATAATTGCAGATGCTATTGCTGACAGCAGGCCAGACCTTCCAGTTGTGATTTTATTGAATGGAGAGCTCGGCACTGGCAAAACCTGTTTAAGCCAGGGGTTAATTGATAAACTGGCCGGGGAGAATGCCAGTAGTCCCAGCTATTCTCTGATAAATCAGTATCAGGGCAATGAATTTGATATCTATCATATTGATCTCTATAGGCTTGATAATGAATATGAGCTGGATGAGATCGGGATTTATGAGATTCTTTTAGAAGAAAATCTTATTTTGATTGAATGGCCTGAGCTGATCAGACCATATCTTGAAGATTATATCGAGATAAGCATTGAGGGGCAGGCTGATCAGCAGCGTCAACTAAGGTTAAAGGCCAATTATGAATCAGGTCAAAAATTACTGGAGAGAGTGAAAGAATATGCTGAGTCTAGGAATTAA
- the tsaB gene encoding tRNA (adenosine(37)-N6)-threonylcarbamoyltransferase complex dimerization subunit type 1 TsaB: MLSLGINTATNYLGIGLAEDGQIISDLNITVDQSHNKRLLPGIKYSLDQQGIKLEDIDIIGAVVGPGSFTGLRIALATVKAFGLINKFEFVPISSLDTLVPNIERQGYYLPMLDARRKRVYTAIYQGGFSLPDTGRISYDSAIKVARLPAYLAEYTTDSSQEIIFSGPGAIYYQDKLKEIFADSKFDYSITDGYENTGQGGRIARLAYYYYDKGLIANIRDITPEYLKKPQAEINWQRQQKEENQDG; encoded by the coding sequence ATGCTGAGTCTAGGAATTAATACAGCTACAAATTATCTAGGTATCGGGCTGGCAGAAGATGGCCAGATTATTTCTGATCTTAATATCACTGTTGATCAGAGTCATAATAAACGACTACTTCCCGGGATAAAGTATAGTCTTGATCAGCAGGGTATTAAATTGGAGGATATTGATATTATCGGTGCTGTAGTTGGACCAGGCTCTTTTACTGGTTTGAGAATTGCCCTGGCGACTGTTAAGGCCTTTGGGTTAATTAATAAATTTGAGTTTGTTCCTATATCCAGTCTTGATACGCTGGTGCCAAATATTGAGAGACAGGGGTATTATCTGCCAATGCTTGATGCCAGGCGAAAACGGGTTTATACTGCAATTTATCAGGGTGGATTTTCTTTGCCTGATACTGGCAGAATAAGTTATGATAGCGCCATAAAGGTTGCAAGGTTGCCAGCTTATCTGGCTGAATATACAACTGATAGCAGTCAGGAGATTATTTTTAGTGGACCCGGGGCTATTTATTATCAGGATAAATTAAAGGAGATTTTTGCTGATTCAAAGTTTGACTATAGTATTACTGATGGTTATGAGAATACTGGTCAGGGTGGCAGAATTGCCAGGCTGGCTTATTATTATTACGATAAGGGGCTTATTGCAAATATAAGAGATATTACTCCAGAATATTTGAAAAAGCCTCAGGCAGAGATTAACTGGCAGCGACAACAGAAGGAGGAAAATCAGGATGGATGA
- the tsaD gene encoding tRNA (adenosine(37)-N6)-threonylcarbamoyltransferase complex transferase subunit TsaD, protein MDDKLILAVETSCDETSAAVIGAGPRILSNIVASQVDWHKKFGGVVPEIASRKHLELIEPVIDEAISEAGIEYKDLDAVAATRGPGLVGALLVGFAAAKGLAYSLGLPFIGVNHVAGHIYANFLINNEIASPFICLTVSGGHTDLLYFDRPGSYRFLGRTRDDAAGEAFDKIARFLELGYPGGPEIEKMAKTGDANAIELPRALVGEEGYDFSFSGLKTAVINYVHNASQRGEDVNKNDLAASFQQAVVDSLTARLEKAVMDFKAESILLAGGVAANQVLRNKVELIAKSADLEYYVPPLNLCTDNAAMIGAAAYYRYADADFDNLDIGVKADLSM, encoded by the coding sequence ATGGATGATAAATTAATACTTGCAGTTGAGACTTCCTGTGATGAAACTTCTGCTGCTGTTATCGGTGCTGGTCCCAGGATTCTATCAAATATTGTGGCATCACAGGTTGACTGGCATAAGAAGTTTGGCGGGGTAGTTCCTGAAATAGCCTCTAGAAAACACCTTGAATTAATAGAACCTGTTATTGATGAGGCTATCTCAGAAGCAGGCATTGAATATAAAGATTTAGATGCAGTTGCAGCTACCAGAGGTCCTGGCCTTGTTGGAGCATTATTAGTTGGCTTTGCTGCTGCCAAGGGGTTGGCCTATAGTCTTGGACTGCCATTTATTGGCGTTAACCATGTTGCTGGCCATATTTATGCTAACTTTTTGATTAATAATGAAATTGCTTCTCCTTTTATCTGTTTAACTGTTTCTGGTGGTCATACAGACTTACTTTATTTTGATAGGCCAGGGAGTTACAGGTTTTTAGGAAGGACAAGGGATGATGCTGCCGGTGAAGCCTTTGATAAGATTGCCAGGTTTTTGGAGCTGGGCTATCCTGGTGGGCCTGAGATAGAGAAGATGGCTAAAACAGGAGATGCTAATGCTATTGAGCTGCCAAGGGCTTTAGTTGGCGAAGAAGGCTATGACTTTAGTTTTAGTGGCTTAAAGACGGCAGTAATTAATTATGTCCACAATGCCAGCCAGAGAGGCGAGGATGTTAATAAAAATGACCTGGCTGCATCATTTCAGCAGGCTGTGGTTGATAGTTTAACAGCCAGGCTGGAAAAAGCGGTTATGGATTTTAAGGCCGAGTCTATTTTATTGGCCGGTGGTGTTGCCGCTAATCAGGTCTTAAGAAATAAAGTAGAGCTGATTGCTAAAAGTGCAGATCTGGAATATTATGTTCCTCCTCTTAATTTATGTACAGATAATGCAGCTATGATTGGTGCAGCAGCGTATTATCGTTATGCTGATGCTGATTTTGACAATCTGGATATCGGTGTAAAAGCTGATCTTTCCATGTAA